From the Kitasatospora atroaurantiaca genome, the window GACTCGTCACTGTTGTGGCCGGTTGGAGCGGCGGCCGTCTGGCCGTTCACACCGCTCTGGAAGGCGGCCAACCACATTCCGGGCTGCACCGGCGCATCGGCCGGTTCAAGGTCCTTGGAGGTCGCAGCCCTGGGAGCCGCAAGGGGCTGTGCGGGGACGGCGCCCGTGCGGGGGGCCGGCGCCGCGTGGCGGCGACGCCGCTGCGGCAGCCCGTTCTCGGTTCGCTCGCTCACCACCGGGTCCTCGCTCTCCCCGGCCGCCCACGGCTGCGGACCGGAGGCCAGGCGCGCGGCCTCCGGAGAGGCAGCGGGCGGGCGCGGGCCGGATGCCACACCGATGCCGTGCGCCCTGGCGGTCGCCGGCGCGGTGGTGATCAGTTCCTGCGGCACGATCAGCACGGCGCGCACACCGCCGTACGCGGAGGGCCGCAGCGAGACCTGGAAGCCGTACACCTGCGCGAGGCGGCCGACCACGGCCAGACCGAGGCGCGGCGTCTCGCCGAGGTCGTTGAGGTCGATGCCGGCCTGGGCCTCCTTGAGCATCCGCTCGGCGCGGGCCCGGCCCTCCTCGCTCAGGCTCAGGCCGCCGTCCTCGATCTCGACGGCGATGCCGGTCTGCACCTCGACGGCGGTCAGGTGCACGCGAGTCTGCGGCGGCGAGTAGCGGGTCGCGTTGTCCAGCAGCTCGGCGAGCGCGTGGATCAGCGGCTCGACGGCAGGGCCGACGACGGCGACCTCGGACACCGGGTGCAGCTCCACCCGCTGGTAGTCCAGGATCCGCGAGACGGCACCGCGCAGCACGCTGTACAGCGGCACCGCCTTGCCCCACTGCCTGCCCGGGCGGGCGCCACCGAGGACGGCGATGCTGTCCGCGAGACGGCCGACCAGCGCGTTGCCGTGGTCCAGACGCAGCAGGTCGTCGAAGACCGCCGGATCGTTGCCGTGCCGGTCCTCCATCTCACGCAGGTCCTGGGCCTGGCGGTGGACGATCGCCTGCACGCGGCGCGCGATGTTCACGAACGCCCGCTGCGCGGACTCGCGCAGACCCTCCTCCGCGTCGACCGCCTCCAGGACGGAGCGCAGCACGGTCTCCTGCGCGGCCTGGAACTCCGGTGTGACGGTGCCGTCGTGGGAAGCGGCGTCCTTCAGCACGTCCTCGACGAACTCGCCCTGCTGGAGCCGGCTCACCGCCTGGGGCAGCAGCAGCTCGGCCAACTGCACGGTCTGGGCCTCCTGCTGCGCCAACCGCTGCCGCAGCTCGGCCTCCTGCTGCGCGTACCGCTCGCGCAGTACCGCGAGCGCGCGCCCGCGACGGGCCGTCTCGGCCGCGATGACGGCCACGGCCACGGTCGCCGCCGCGCCGCAGCAGGCAACAGCCAAGCGCGCTCCGGAGGAGACCACCGACACGGCGACGGCAGCAGCTGCCGCCATCACCGCCGTGGGCAGGAGCCACACGAGAACAGGAGCGGAGCGCCGGCCTCCGGGTGACGATCCAGCACGAAGCATCAGCGTCCTCAAACGATCGAAAGGTTATGGAACGACGAGCAGGACTCGGCACCAGCGGTGAGGCGAGCAGGTGGTGTCACGCCGCCCGAGGCCTGAGTGCAACAAGGCCGACTTGGCGTAATCACTCCGGAACGCTGAGCCGGAAGTAGCATAGCCGGTTTTCCGGATCTTCCTGACGCTGTCTCAACATGCTTGTGACCTGCGCACTTTGACTCAATGTGATGGATCTTCACGCGCCGCACACACCGCCCCCCAGCCAAAGTGTCATGTACTCCTCCATCGCATCGGCTCATTATCACCTACCCGGGAGCCGCCATCGCCCGGTTCCGGGTGACCGAACGTCAAACATGGGTCAAAATCTCAGAAGCCCTCCACCCGAGGTGGAGGGCCTCTCGCCGGACAGCGTAGGTCAGTTGACGGCGTCGGCCTGGCCGCCGGTCTGACCACCGGAGGTGGGCTTGAGCTGGACCCAGCCCGCCGTGCTGGGGACACCCTCCTCGTTGAGGAGGAAGAGCATGTAGTAGCCGGGCGGGGCCGCGGCAGCGGACGGAGGCGCCTGCAGCTCAAGGAA encodes:
- a CDS encoding sensor histidine kinase, producing the protein MLRAGSSPGGRRSAPVLVWLLPTAVMAAAAAVAVSVVSSGARLAVACCGAAATVAVAVIAAETARRGRALAVLRERYAQQEAELRQRLAQQEAQTVQLAELLLPQAVSRLQQGEFVEDVLKDAASHDGTVTPEFQAAQETVLRSVLEAVDAEEGLRESAQRAFVNIARRVQAIVHRQAQDLREMEDRHGNDPAVFDDLLRLDHGNALVGRLADSIAVLGGARPGRQWGKAVPLYSVLRGAVSRILDYQRVELHPVSEVAVVGPAVEPLIHALAELLDNATRYSPPQTRVHLTAVEVQTGIAVEIEDGGLSLSEEGRARAERMLKEAQAGIDLNDLGETPRLGLAVVGRLAQVYGFQVSLRPSAYGGVRAVLIVPQELITTAPATARAHGIGVASGPRPPAASPEAARLASGPQPWAAGESEDPVVSERTENGLPQRRRRHAAPAPRTGAVPAQPLAAPRAATSKDLEPADAPVQPGMWLAAFQSGVNGQTAAAPTGHNSDESSSGKGEQ